A window from Mus caroli chromosome 2, CAROLI_EIJ_v1.1, whole genome shotgun sequence encodes these proteins:
- the LOC115030407 gene encoding prefoldin subunit 4-like → MLADDDCLMIPYQIGDVFISHSQEETQEMLEDAKKTLQEEIDALESRVAAIQRVLADLKVQLYAKFGSNINLEADES, encoded by the exons ATGCTGGCAG ATGACGACTGCTTAATGATTCCCTACCAGATCGGAGACGTTTTCATCAGCCACTCTCaagaagaaacacaggaaatGTTAGAAGATGCAAAG aAAACTTTGCAAGAAGAGATCGATGCCTTAGAGTCCAGAGTGGCGGCCATCCAGCGGGTGTTAGCTGACCTGAAGGTGCAGCTATACGCGAAA TTTGGCAGCAACATAAACCTCGAGGCAGATGAAAGCTAA
- the Pfdn4 gene encoding prefoldin subunit 4, whose amino-acid sequence MAATMKKAAAEDVNVTFEDQQKINKFARNTSRITELKEEIEVKKKHLQNLEDACDDIMLADDDCLMIPYQIGDVFISHSQEETQEMLEDAKKTLQEEIDALESRVAAIQRVLADLKVQLYAKFGSNINLEADES is encoded by the exons ATGGCGGCCACCATGAAGAAGGCGGCTGCAGAAGACGTCAATGTTACTTTCGAAGATcagcaaaaaataaacaaatttgctCGGAATACGAGTCGAATCACAGAGCTAAAGGAGGAAATAGAAGTGAAGAAGAAACACCTCCAGAACTTAGAGGATGCCTGTGATGACATCATGCTGGCAGATGACGACTGCTTAATGATTCCCTACCAGATCGGAGACGTTTTCATCAGCCACTCTCaagaagaaacacaggaaatGTTAGAAGATGCAAAG aAAACTTTGCAAGAAGAGATCGATGCCTTAGAGTCCAGAGTGGCGGCCATCCAGCGGGTGTTAGCTGACCTGAAGGTGCAGCTATACGCGAAATTTGGCAGCAACATAAACCTCGAGGCAGATGAAAGCTAA